Within the Novosphingobium pentaromativorans US6-1 genome, the region CGCGCTGGACTTGCCAGCCCGGCGGCGCCTCCATCGTCGGCCAGCGATCCTTCGTCCGCTTCGACATGCACGGGCGCAAGGCCATCGAAAACCCGGTGCTGACCACACGCCTGACGCTGTTTTCGGCCATGCGCGTCACTGCCATCGGCACCAGCGGTGAAATCCGCAGCCTCGCTTTCGGCCGCGATGACATGGCTTTCGCGACCGATGACTGGCTCATGCGCGTGGCCCTGCCCCGCCTGTCGCAGCCGGTCGCCTCCTATGTCGCCGAGTTCGACCTGCCCCGCCACGTGGGAGTCCTGACCGCCGCGAGCGTCGGCCCTGCCCCCAGGGCCATGGATGTCGGACGCTCGGAGCTGGTCATCGCCTGGCTGTGCGGCCTGCTGTGCGTTCCCCTCGTCCTGAACTTCGCGTTCTTCCGCGTCCTGCGCCAGCGCTTCGTGCTCTGGCATGCGGCGGCAGTGCTGTTCATGCTCATCCAGACCGTCGTCAGCAGCGGCCTCATCAACCGCTTCGTCTCGCTATCGATGATGGAACTGAGCGTCCTGTCGGCGGGCAGTTGGGGCATGGCGATAACCACCGCATCGCTGTTCATCAGCGACCTGATCGAACCGGGCAAGCTCGACCGTATCCAGGTTACCATGCTGCGCTGGCTGGGCCCCTGGGTCATCGCCTGGAGCTACATCTATCTCTTCGCGGCCGATCCGATCCGGCCGCTCTCGGCCCAGGGGTATCTGGCGAGCTACGTCCCTGTGATACTGGTCTTCGCATGGGCCTTCATGACCGCGGCCAGCCGCGGCAGCCGGGCGATCCTGTTCCAGATCGTCGCCTGGGCGCCGATGATGCTGACCGGCGCCCTGCGCATCCTTTCCGCCCTCGGCCTGTTCGAAGTGCCGATCGAACTGATGCTCGAGCAGCACATCTCGATCGGCTTCGAAGTCGTGGTCACCTCGATCGGCGTGGCCGACCGCTTCATGGCGATCAAGCGTCAGCGCGACCATGCACTGGCCCATACCAAGATCCTCGAAGGTCTGGCTGCGCGCGATCCGCTGACCGGCCTCTATAACCGGCGCGGAATCGAGGAACGCTTCGACGACCTGACTGAAGAGGGCTTTGCCACGATGGCCCTGCTCGACCTCGATCACTTCAAGGTGATCAACGACACCATGGGCCATGCCACCGGCGATGCCGTGCTGCAGGCGGTCGCCGTCGCGCTCGGGGCTGACGAGGACACCCTGGCGGTGCGCATCGGCGGCGAGGAATTCCTCCTTCTCCTGCGCGGCAAGGACGGTCCCGAACGCGCGGAACGCCGCCGCAAGTCGATCCCGGCCCGCATCGCCGCCGAGATACCCGGCCTCGACCGCCTGGTAACCGCGAGCATGGGCATGGTGACCTGCACTTCGCCGGTGCGGTTCTCTGAACTCTACAGCCGCTGCGACCACCTGCTTTACGAGGCCAAGGCGGCAGGCCGGAACCGGACCGAACGCGAGGTCCTGACCCCGCAGCCCCTGCGCGAGACCGGCGCGACCGTGGTCAACTTGCGCTGAAGCAGTCGACCACTTCAGCCGGAACCCGCATGATCCGGCCGCTGGCAATATCGATCATCGCCCATGTCGTGCGCGCCGATACGATCACCTTGCCCTTGGCATTGCGAAAGTCGACGCAGCGGTCGAAACGCGCGCCGCTCGGCCCATCGGGAATGAAAGTCTCCGCGGTCACGCTTTCGCCTTCGCGGATATTGCCGCGATAGTCGATCTCGTGGCGGGTCACGACCCAGGCATAACGCTCCTGGTGTTCGGGCAGTGCATCGGCCTCCCAGTGGGCGGTCGCAATCGCTTCCATCCACTGCACCCAGACCGCGTTGTTGACGTGGCCCATCACGTCGATGTGTTCGGCCTCGGCGGTAAAGGTGCAGGTAAACCGGTCGCTCAAACCTCCACTCCGAGCTGCCACAGGATAAAGGCGAATTCCTCCGCTGTTTCCTTCAGGCTTTCGAACCGGCCCGACTTGCCGCCGTGCCCGGCACCCATGTTGGTCTTGAGGATCAGTTCGTTGCCGTCGGTCTTCAACTCGCGCAGCCGCGCGACCCACTTGGCCGGCTCCCAGTAAGTCACGCGCGGGTCGTTGAGACCGGCGGTGACCATGATCGGCGGATAGGCCTGCGGCTTGACCTGGTCATAGGGGGAATAGCTCAGGATCAGTTCGAAGGCGGCCCGGTCCTCGATCGGATTGCCCCATTCCGGCCATTCGCCCGGCGTAAGCGGCAGGCTCTCGTCGAGCATGGTGTTGAGCACGTCGACGAAAGGCACGTGGGCGACGACCGCCCCGAACAGGTCGGGATCGGAATTGACCA harbors:
- a CDS encoding diguanylate cyclase — translated: MSLLLLAWAGLASAAPVGHEFPIGSTCFASGTLQTSYREIAQDRSRWTCQPGGASIVGQRSFVRFDMHGRKAIENPVLTTRLTLFSAMRVTAIGTSGEIRSLAFGRDDMAFATDDWLMRVALPRLSQPVASYVAEFDLPRHVGVLTAASVGPAPRAMDVGRSELVIAWLCGLLCVPLVLNFAFFRVLRQRFVLWHAAAVLFMLIQTVVSSGLINRFVSLSMMELSVLSAGSWGMAITTASLFISDLIEPGKLDRIQVTMLRWLGPWVIAWSYIYLFAADPIRPLSAQGYLASYVPVILVFAWAFMTAASRGSRAILFQIVAWAPMMLTGALRILSALGLFEVPIELMLEQHISIGFEVVVTSIGVADRFMAIKRQRDHALAHTKILEGLAARDPLTGLYNRRGIEERFDDLTEEGFATMALLDLDHFKVINDTMGHATGDAVLQAVAVALGADEDTLAVRIGGEEFLLLLRGKDGPERAERRRKSIPARIAAEIPGLDRLVTASMGMVTCTSPVRFSELYSRCDHLLYEAKAAGRNRTEREVLTPQPLRETGATVVNLR
- a CDS encoding acyl-CoA thioesterase, with product MSDRFTCTFTAEAEHIDVMGHVNNAVWVQWMEAIATAHWEADALPEHQERYAWVVTRHEIDYRGNIREGESVTAETFIPDGPSGARFDRCVDFRNAKGKVIVSARTTWAMIDIASGRIMRVPAEVVDCFSAS